TCCTGTAGAATTAGGACTAGGTGCATTAAGGACTTTAGCTGCGATCGCCTTAAATAACCCCATACTCCAAAGCGATTTAATTGAACTACGCGGTTCAGGAGTATATCAACACGTCCCGGAACTGGTGGAACTCGGTTTTGTGCGGAAACGCCGAGACAATGAGTCTCGCTCCTACTCCCTACAAGTCACACCGAAATTTCATCAGTATTTTCAACTTGAACAACTGCCCCAAATATTAGAATATAGCCACAAAGAAGAACAGCTAGAACTAGACCTCACACCCAAAGAAGAAGTAAAACCTGCGAGTTAAACAGAATCTCATCCACAAAAGTTTTTGATGCAGAATTTCTCTGTTGTAGACATAGACAGGGCTTTCCTAGATTAAAGTCCAACCTATACCAATAGAGAATGCAATAGGCTTGTACTATGGTTTAGAGTAGAATCAGCAACTAAGCTAAAATTTGCCAATGGTGTTTGACCCTGACTTTTTGAATGACAACTCCGAGGAAAATCCCAATCAGCTTCTGAACGACCATTTTGAGGAAAATCCGAATCAGTTACTCAAATATTTACAGCATCAGCCTCCTGAAGTTCTAGCCCGTGTCGCCCAGTCCGTCAGTCCGGAAATTAAGCATATAATTTCGCAAAACGTCCAAGGGCTAGTGGGAATGCTCCCCGCAGAAAATTTCAACGTGCAGATTACCACAGATAGGGATAACTTAGCTGGGCTGCTAGCATCGGCGATGATGACAGGATACTTCCTCCGCCAAATGGAGCAAAGGATGCAGTTGGAGCATTTGTCTAATAATCATTAGTCAATCGCCCAACTACTTACTTTTTCTCAGGATAGGAACCTGATTCCACTTTCAAAGTTTGAATTTTACCATTGCGGTTAACTTCAATTTCCAGGATATCCCCAACTGTGCTGGATTCAATCTGCTTCTGGACTAGGGCTGCTGTTTTGACTGGTTTACCATTGATTTTTTGAATCACGTCTCCAGGAAGTAGCCCAGACTCCTCTGCTGGTGAGTTTTCCATAACTCCCGAAATCACAACACCCGTTTTCGGTTGAATCTTGAGATTTTTTTCTTGATTAAGCTCTCGCCTTGTGGTAGGAGATAAATCTGTCATTGAAATCCCCAAAAAGGGATGTTCTGCACGTCCTTTAGTAAATAGTTCATTAGCAATACGAGCCGCAGTTTCAATCGGGATAGCAAAGCCCAAGCCTTGAGCATCGGCGCGGATAGCTGTATTAACACCAATAACTTCACCTTGGGCATTTAACAAAGGGCCGCCAGAGTTACCAGGGTTAATGGCTGCATCAGTTTGGATAAAACTGACTCGCTTATCTGGGACACCAACTTGAGCGCTAGTGCGACCAGTGGCGCTGATAATGCCGATAGTCACAGTATTATCTAAACCTAAAGGATTGCCAATAGCGATCGCCCATTGTCCTGGAATTAAATTTTGTGAATTGCCTAACTTCACAATGGGCAATTTATTTTCGGGAATTTTCACCACAGCGACATCTGTAATGGGATCAACTCCCACCACTCTCCCCTTAAAAGTCCGACCATCTTTGAGAGTGACTTGCACAGTCTCTGTATTCGCCACCACATGAGCATTAGTCAGCAATAGACCATTTTCGCTTAAAATAAATCCCGACCCCGTACCACGCTCAATCCTTTCTTTAGGAATTGGTTCCTCATCATCCCCAAAAAAGCGCCGCAAGAGGGGATTTTTCAAAGCATCTGAGATCGGATTGGGAACTTTACGAGTAGCATTAATCTTGACTACCGCCGGGCCAACCTTCTGCACTGCTGAAGCAATAAAATTCAGATTATCACCCCTAGTAGCGCCAATAGCTCCGCCTACAGGATTAGGAACCACAGACTCTGGAGAAGATGACACCGTAATATTTCTTAATTCTTTGAACGAGCGATTGTGTGGCAAAAGATAACTACTGCCCAACACACCTGCACCACTACCAATCGCCAGTAGAGATAAATAAATAGCTAGTTGCTTTAAAGGTAAGTTCATAATGATTACGTTTAGACAACGCAGTGCAGTTGCTAATTCCTAAGTGTAGTCAAGCAAAGGGCAAGTGGACAGATAAATTTACATACAATAAAGACAATATTTTCCTGACAAAACGGGTAAAGGCAGTTGAACACAGATAAATCTGGACTTGTTGTCACTAAATAGACATCGGTCGAATTTAAATATGGATCTTCGTTGAGTCCTTGTAAAAACGTTTCATGGAACGTCTCTACATTCTTTGTCTCCAGATGTCTGATGAAAACTCCCCACAACCTCGTTCCCCAACTAAAATCTAAAGTTAGGCTCTGTTGACTTTTATATATGAATTTTCCTTATCGTCTACTTTTGCTCTGTAGCCTAGTTGGTGCTGTCGGTTTAACATCCACACCTCTCAACTCCAGCAGCGCCCATGCAGCCCCAAGTTGTCCAACTCCCGCTTTGTCTCGTTTCCAACGCCATCAAGTTAATCGTGGTGAAACTTTGGAGAGCATCGCACAGCGCTACAATCTCACGCCGACAACGCTGATGGACATGAATCCTGCTGTCAAAAACGGCAACGTTACTGTTGGTAGCCAGTTGCAAATTCCTCCCTACAATGGATTTGTTGTCCAAGTGGCTAGCGGACAAACTTGGCGAGAAGTGGCAAAAAAATATGAAGTTCGTGCTGATACACTGTTTGAAATCAATGGTTGCCAACAAGACCCCAGAATTGTCTTTGTTCCAGTAGGAAATGTCTCGCCCAGTAGCCTTTTAACTGCTTCTGGTGCGCCGGCTGATAGTCAGCCTATATCCATTTCTGGGTATCCTTTGCAGTCAGTGGCAACTGTGGCACTTCCTTATGGCTGGCAGATTCATCCTACTACTGCTGAAGTGTTTTTCCATAGTGGTGTGGATTTTATAGCTCCTGTGGGTAGTTCTGTACAAGCGATCGCACCGGGAACTATAGTGTTTGCTGAACAGCAGGGGACTTATGGCCAGTTGGTCATCGTTAACCACAGTGGCGGTCTCCAAAGCCGTTACGCCCATCTTGGTGATATTCAGGTTTCTGTTGGTCAAAAAGTTAATGCGGGTGACTTGCTCGGAACTGTAGGCACTACTGGAGAGCCTACCGGGAATCAGCCACACCTCCATTTTGAAATGCGCTCTAGCTCTGATTTGGGTTGGGTGGCTGAAGATCCTCAAGGTTATTTACAGCAATCAGGATTTTAACGCAAAGGGGCGCAAAGGTGAGCGCAAAGGTACGCGGAGGAGGTTTAAGTCAGGGATGCGATGGGTTTACTTTCCAAATACCGTTTTCTATATCTGCTGGGGTAATGTTGGTTGCTGCTGGTGTCGGGTGT
The window above is part of the Nodularia spumigena CCY9414 genome. Proteins encoded here:
- a CDS encoding LysM peptidoglycan-binding domain-containing M23 family metallopeptidase yields the protein MNFPYRLLLLCSLVGAVGLTSTPLNSSSAHAAPSCPTPALSRFQRHQVNRGETLESIAQRYNLTPTTLMDMNPAVKNGNVTVGSQLQIPPYNGFVVQVASGQTWREVAKKYEVRADTLFEINGCQQDPRIVFVPVGNVSPSSLLTASGAPADSQPISISGYPLQSVATVALPYGWQIHPTTAEVFFHSGVDFIAPVGSSVQAIAPGTIVFAEQQGTYGQLVIVNHSGGLQSRYAHLGDIQVSVGQKVNAGDLLGTVGTTGEPTGNQPHLHFEMRSSSDLGWVAEDPQGYLQQSGF
- the scpB gene encoding SMC-Scp complex subunit ScpB, whose product is MTTATKIEAILYLKGKPLSLSEIAEYAGCDRATVEEGIMELMDNYAHRDSALEVVETPTGYSLQLRSDFQDLVQTLIPVELGLGALRTLAAIALNNPILQSDLIELRGSGVYQHVPELVELGFVRKRRDNESRSYSLQVTPKFHQYFQLEQLPQILEYSHKEEQLELDLTPKEEVKPAS
- a CDS encoding DUF760 domain-containing protein, producing the protein MVFDPDFLNDNSEENPNQLLNDHFEENPNQLLKYLQHQPPEVLARVAQSVSPEIKHIISQNVQGLVGMLPAENFNVQITTDRDNLAGLLASAMMTGYFLRQMEQRMQLEHLSNNH
- a CDS encoding HhoA/HhoB/HtrA family serine endopeptidase; amino-acid sequence: MNLPLKQLAIYLSLLAIGSGAGVLGSSYLLPHNRSFKELRNITVSSSPESVVPNPVGGAIGATRGDNLNFIASAVQKVGPAVVKINATRKVPNPISDALKNPLLRRFFGDDEEPIPKERIERGTGSGFILSENGLLLTNAHVVANTETVQVTLKDGRTFKGRVVGVDPITDVAVVKIPENKLPIVKLGNSQNLIPGQWAIAIGNPLGLDNTVTIGIISATGRTSAQVGVPDKRVSFIQTDAAINPGNSGGPLLNAQGEVIGVNTAIRADAQGLGFAIPIETAARIANELFTKGRAEHPFLGISMTDLSPTTRRELNQEKNLKIQPKTGVVISGVMENSPAEESGLLPGDVIQKINGKPVKTAALVQKQIESSTVGDILEIEVNRNGKIQTLKVESGSYPEKK